AACAAATAGTCTTGACTATAGGGGGGAGTCGCCCCCCTATTGAATGCTGAAGTGTCGATTGTTTTGTAACAGATAACCGTCCGAAAAACTCCCGTTGATTGATGTTCGTTTTATCACATGCAAAGAAAGAGTCATCGTTGAGGTGGCCGTCTCACTGATAGAAGAAGGGATTTTTTTGACACCCCATTCCCCTGTGCTCGCTCTGTCTCATCATTTAAATAAAGAATCATTTTAATGGTATAGCTTACTAGAAAATTAATATAAAAAGATATTAAAGAGTCTTTATATCTCTAATTAGTTCTAAAAAATAGCGGGTTCACATATAACCGCTATTTTTGGCAAGATCAGCTATTTTTTGCTCTTTCAAATAATCTTCCATGTTCTCTTCCGCCGATACCATCACCTTCTGAATCAAACATTCTGGTCCATGGTTCAAGTTGCAGTCAAACAATGAAGCTGTACCTTCAATTGCGTGAATGACATCAAGGAACGAAATCTCTTCCCAATTCCGTTTTAATCTATAACCACCATTGGCACCTGAAACGGACTCAACCATTCCCGATTTGGCGAGTTTCGTCAGTATTTTCGATAAATACGTAGGCGAAACCTTCTGCCGATCCGCCAGTTCCTGAACACCGACAAACTTATTTGGCGTCGCTACTGCAAGAAAAAGCATGGTATGTAGGGCATAGTCTGTCGCTTTCGAATACTTCATAATGCAGTGTTCACCTCTATTAAAGACTTTACATATCCATGATAACCCCCATATTAAGTAGCGTCAAGTTTTAGCTTATGCCTCGGCTCTTGTAAGTCTACCTTCTACATAATGACAGTGAGAGAAGGACGAAAACGCTCACTGATTGTAGATTCGTTTTATTGTAGGTCCACGTAGAAAAGGTGAAAAGGACTATCCAGCAAACATGCGCTGAATAGTCCCGATTTTTCCCCCTAAAGATGTCTGCTCACGATAACGTGCTAACCGCTTCGTTAATTGGCACATCACCAGTTACCACTTGAAATGCCTTGCCAATGGTTGCATCGTTCTCTAAGCTGGCCACGATCACTTTTGCCACATCTTCCCGTCGTACCTCTCTTATTTCTGATTCTTGATGTGTTTTTATCTGCCCAGTTCCTTCGTTATTCGTTAAAGCATCAGGATGGATGATCGTATAGTCTAAATCTGTGTCCTTTAACCACTCATCTGCATAATGCTTTGCTGCTACGTACGGTGCAAATGACGATGGTGCTGCTTGAATGGCTTCTCGCCTCCCATTTAAGTCAACATCATAATGAATGGCTTTACAAGATTAACTTTTAAACAATAAAAATATATTGAATATAATGGATAATAGTGTATAATAAATCCATCATTCCTGATTAATTACTAGATTACTAGAAGGAACGACCACACTATGTGTTTAAGGAGGGTATTATTAGTCCCCTCCTCTTTGAGAGGATGACCTTAAGTGATAGACAATAATTTTGTTCATGTGGTCGGTATCATTTTTCTTGCCATTATAATTATTGGTGACCTCATTATAAATCGACATAGCCAAAAACCCCTACTATGGCGCCTTGTTCTCTATAGTTTTTTATACTATATAATGAGTGTCATTAATTTAACTATTTTCCCTATAGATCCTTATAACTTTGGATTTATAGTCGAGCCGCAGCTTATTCCTTTTTACTTCATTTATGAGTCGATTCATTACGGTATCCAAAGTGCTTATGTGTACAACCTTATCATGCTGCTGCCTCTTGGAATATATATCCCATTGTTATTCCCAAAGATGAGAAATGTTATTAAGACCACACTAGTTGGGTTGTTTTTTTCCATAATAATAGAAATAACCCAATTAATAACAAATCGGACATTTGGAGCCATGCGGCAATTTAACGTTGATGATCTTATTTTGAACACATTAGGCACAGCTTTAGGCTTCTTTATTTTTTGTTTATTATGGAAAATATTAATAAAATATCGTATCCATGCTTATCTCGATAGACAAGAAAAAGCTTAAGAATACTTCTTTTGATAGGTTAGAAAGTAGACTTGACGTATATTTAAGGTGAAAAAGACTATTCAGCGTATAGGTCGCTGAATAGTCCCGTTTTTTCACCCTAAGATATCTGCTCACGATAACATGTTAACCGCTTCGTTAATTGGCACATCACCAGTCACCACTTGAAATGCCTTGCCAATGGTTGCATCGTTCTCTAAGCTGGCCACGATCACTTTTGCCACATCTTCCCGTGGTACCTCTCTTATTTCTGATTCTTGATGGGTTTTTATCTGCCCAGTTCCTTCGTCATTCGTTAAAGCACCAGGATGGATGATCGTATAGTCTAAATCCGTCCCTTTTAACCACTCATCTGCATAATGCTTTGCTGCTACGTACGGTGCAAATGACGATGGTGCTGCTTGAATGGCTTCTCTGCTCGTATCAAAGGACGAAATCATAATGAACCGCTTGACACCAGCCACTTTGGCGGCTTCAATTGTTTTCACCGCTCCGTCCAAATCGATCAGGATCGTTTTATCCTTCCCTGTATGTGGGCCGGAACCTGCGGTAAAGACAATGGCATCAACACCTTCAGCCGCTTTAGCAATAGGCTCCACATCATCCTCTAAATCAACGATCGCCGTTTCGGCCCCTAATTTTTCAAAAAAGGGCGCCTGTTCCTCCTTACGAATCATGGCTCTAGCTTCCAAGCCTTCACTCTCTTTAATGAAGGATACAAGATGTTTTCCAATTTGACCGTTCGCACCTACAACAAGAACTTTCATGCCATACATCCTTTCAATTCATCTCATTAGTCTATTTACCTCTATATATTGGCGTAGCATTATTTCTACTATTTTAAAAAACTCTAGGTGCGCGACACTCACAGTCTTGCTCTCGCTTGAGTGGCGCTAGTCCAGCAGGTGAGCGACACTCACGGCCTTGTTCTCGCCTGAGTAGCGCTTATTCAGACAGT
The DNA window shown above is from Salipaludibacillus agaradhaerens and carries:
- a CDS encoding NAD(P)H-binding protein — its product is MHYDVDLNGRREAIQAAPSSFAPYVAAKHYADEWLKDTDLDYTIIHPDALTNNEGTGQIKTHQESEIREVRREDVAKVIVASLENDATIGKAFQVVTGDVPINEAVSTLS
- a CDS encoding VanZ family protein; the encoded protein is MIDNNFVHVVGIIFLAIIIIGDLIINRHSQKPLLWRLVLYSFLYYIMSVINLTIFPIDPYNFGFIVEPQLIPFYFIYESIHYGIQSAYVYNLIMLLPLGIYIPLLFPKMRNVIKTTLVGLFFSIIIEITQLITNRTFGAMRQFNVDDLILNTLGTALGFFIFCLLWKILIKYRIHAYLDRQEKA
- a CDS encoding Rrf2 family transcriptional regulator translates to MKYSKATDYALHTMLFLAVATPNKFVGVQELADRQKVSPTYLSKILTKLAKSGMVESVSGANGGYRLKRNWEEISFLDVIHAIEGTASLFDCNLNHGPECLIQKVMVSAEENMEDYLKEQKIADLAKNSGYM
- a CDS encoding SDR family oxidoreductase, which gives rise to MKVLVVGANGQIGKHLVSFIKESEGLEARAMIRKEEQAPFFEKLGAETAIVDLEDDVEPIAKAAEGVDAIVFTAGSGPHTGKDKTILIDLDGAVKTIEAAKVAGVKRFIMISSFDTSREAIQAAPSSFAPYVAAKHYADEWLKGTDLDYTIIHPGALTNDEGTGQIKTHQESEIREVPREDVAKVIVASLENDATIGKAFQVVTGDVPINEAVNMLS